In Pseudovibrio brasiliensis, the following are encoded in one genomic region:
- the murG gene encoding undecaprenyldiphospho-muramoylpentapeptide beta-N-acetylglucosaminyltransferase, which translates to MKPKIMLTAGGTGGHLFPAQALASELTRRGYGVELITDSRADKYGSAFPADKVHLVKSDTIRGKNPISLAKTAIKLGLGTLQAMKAIRAAKPAAIVGFGGYPTFPPMFAGRLLGIPSILHEANAVMGRANRMLAKGASAVATSFPLKTLPADLAAKATMTGNPLRDNVIAVCGQTYNAPEEGGAFHLLVFGGSQGARVFSQVLPEALKQMAPEDRERLVIVQQARPEDLEGLEASYREMGVAAQVASFFTDLPERIAAAHLVISRSGAGTVCELAAIGRPSILVPLPGALDNDQGLNANVLAEAGGAWPIPQKELDPQRLARELKELMDNPGRLAQAAQAAQAQGAPEAVQRLADLTETLVGAAPATEQKEITS; encoded by the coding sequence ATGAAGCCGAAGATTATGCTCACTGCTGGAGGGACGGGTGGTCACCTGTTTCCTGCGCAAGCGCTGGCCAGTGAGCTGACGCGCCGTGGGTATGGTGTTGAGCTGATCACAGATAGCCGTGCTGACAAGTATGGCAGTGCGTTTCCGGCGGACAAGGTTCATCTGGTCAAGAGTGATACCATTCGCGGTAAGAACCCGATCTCTCTTGCAAAGACTGCGATCAAGCTTGGTCTGGGTACATTGCAGGCGATGAAAGCAATCCGCGCGGCCAAGCCTGCTGCGATTGTTGGCTTTGGCGGATATCCGACATTTCCGCCAATGTTTGCTGGTCGCCTTCTGGGCATTCCTTCCATTCTGCATGAAGCCAATGCAGTGATGGGCCGGGCAAACCGTATGCTTGCCAAAGGGGCAAGTGCTGTTGCGACCAGTTTTCCGCTTAAAACACTGCCTGCTGATCTGGCTGCCAAGGCAACCATGACCGGCAACCCGCTGCGCGATAATGTGATTGCTGTGTGTGGCCAGACCTACAATGCGCCGGAAGAAGGTGGAGCGTTCCATCTGCTGGTGTTTGGTGGCTCTCAGGGCGCGCGCGTGTTTTCTCAGGTTCTGCCAGAAGCGTTGAAGCAGATGGCACCTGAAGATCGTGAGCGGCTGGTGATTGTGCAGCAGGCGCGACCTGAAGATCTGGAAGGCCTTGAAGCTTCCTATCGCGAGATGGGTGTTGCGGCGCAGGTGGCGTCCTTCTTTACAGATTTGCCTGAGCGCATTGCGGCAGCGCATCTGGTTATCAGCCGTTCCGGTGCTGGTACGGTGTGTGAGCTGGCAGCGATTGGGCGTCCTTCTATTTTGGTACCTCTTCCAGGTGCCCTTGATAATGATCAGGGCCTGAATGCGAATGTGCTTGCTGAGGCAGGTGGCGCATGGCCGATCCCACAAAAAGAACTTGATCCGCAACGACTGGCCCGTGAGCTGAAAGAACTCATGGATAATCCGGGCCGTCTTGCACAGGCAGCACAGGCAGCACAGGCGCAGGGCGCGCCGGAAGCTGTACAGCGCCTTGCGGATCTGACCGAAACACTTGTTGGTGCTGCACCGGCAACTGAACAGAAAGAGATTACCTCATGA
- a CDS encoding UDP-N-acetylmuramoylalanyl-D-glutamyl-2,6-diaminopimelate--D-alanyl-D-alanine ligase gives MLLKDLTKQEIDSAAGDGPDGAGALTISGLTADSRAVEPGFVFAALKGAKVDGAQFIEQAVDAGAAAILIDADRIDDDIRKKAKQAPLIAAKDARRELALMAAAFAGRQPEKMVAVTGTAGKTSVAVFVRQIFEYAGLVSASLGTIGTVTSTGQSYGGLTTPDPVSLHQDLKRLAEDGITHAAMEASSHGLDQHRLDGVRIVAAGFTNLGRDHMDYHPTVEDYLQAKLRLFRDLLPDDGVVVIDPEAQFADRVLEVAKERGLKTFTTGFFGEDLKVRSVQPEGFSQVLELETAEGVFSVALPLAGDFQVSNALIAAGLAIAAGVPLQTALEALTVLRGAPGRIEHVGTRENGALVFVDYAHKPEALENVLAALRPFAPGRLISVFGCGGDRDAGKRPLMGEISARLADVSIVTDDNPRTENPDSIREEIVAACPAALEIGDRALAIRQAVKMLQEGDVLCVAGKGHEIGQIVGTEVLPFSDHEEIQKALAEASEENGVAPVAEGGSPELSLELDELDLLADEGDELAAAEVLDDDDLLAAVQAGVDELEAALPENPDDARDQEEEDWLALEEEVLGADDLADAELADVESHDPDFGKDGFPNVAEDTPDALEDELLGDLAAIEAEAEAEAEAEAEAEAEAEAEAEAEEKVEPETPAASDQDDESAADADAFLADEGIEEVAPEVAEDVSQSTQPDEQDGADALGGLGASEDAAATPEIADSEAKNSEKPRLKSAIDKPEWTIVPHINLLDPEIKSEYERQMIELPEIDRGPLWLLSDFLEAVDGDVHGDLADDITGISIDSRTIQPGEAFFAIKGENFDGHAFAGTAVEAGASVAVVSREKLGELPEGGRYVAVDDVLKALERLGVAARARSKARIIAVTGSVGKTGTKEALRLCLSKSGITHAPVASFNNHWGVPLTLARMHADTEFGIFEIGMNHRGEITPLVKMVRPHVAIVTTVEPVHLEAFNSVEDIARAKAEIFTGIEPGGVAILNRDNRQYDLLRYLAAVAGVKNIVSFGMQPGAQSIAKKVAVNPDCSCLNANILGQEISYKIGAPGAHHVINSLGVLTGVMELGANLAFAGLALAEMSAPKGRGAQTVLDVNGGTALLVDESYNANPASMRAAINLVAGLPVEKNGRRIAVLGDMLELGADSDKLHADLARELERAKIDIVYCVGTHMKVLWERLPAQTRGAYSETSDKLEKDLLSEVRPNDIVMVKGSLGTRMGPLVDALKKRFPEPAATGKS, from the coding sequence ATGTTGCTTAAAGACCTTACAAAACAAGAGATAGACTCCGCCGCAGGCGATGGGCCGGACGGCGCTGGTGCTCTCACTATTTCGGGGCTTACTGCTGATAGTCGGGCAGTGGAGCCCGGTTTTGTTTTTGCTGCCCTGAAGGGCGCGAAAGTTGATGGTGCACAGTTTATCGAGCAGGCCGTGGACGCTGGGGCTGCTGCTATTTTGATTGATGCAGACCGTATTGATGATGACATCCGCAAGAAGGCCAAACAGGCTCCTCTGATCGCTGCAAAAGATGCGCGCCGGGAACTTGCTTTGATGGCTGCCGCCTTTGCTGGCAGGCAGCCTGAAAAGATGGTTGCAGTCACGGGGACTGCGGGCAAAACGTCCGTTGCTGTTTTCGTTCGTCAGATCTTTGAATACGCCGGGCTTGTTTCAGCCAGCCTTGGTACTATCGGTACCGTGACCTCAACCGGCCAAAGTTATGGTGGTTTGACCACGCCTGATCCTGTGTCTTTGCATCAGGATCTGAAGCGTCTGGCAGAAGATGGCATTACCCACGCAGCGATGGAAGCTTCCAGCCACGGGTTGGATCAGCACCGCCTTGATGGTGTGCGCATTGTTGCTGCTGGCTTTACCAATCTTGGCCGTGACCACATGGATTACCACCCAACGGTAGAGGATTACCTGCAGGCAAAGTTGCGCCTGTTCCGTGATCTGCTGCCAGATGATGGTGTGGTGGTTATTGATCCGGAAGCGCAGTTTGCAGACCGTGTGCTTGAAGTTGCCAAAGAACGCGGCCTGAAGACTTTCACCACTGGGTTCTTCGGTGAAGACCTGAAGGTGCGGAGCGTTCAGCCGGAAGGGTTTAGTCAGGTTCTTGAGCTTGAGACTGCTGAAGGCGTGTTCTCTGTTGCGCTGCCGCTTGCTGGTGATTTTCAGGTCAGCAATGCGTTGATTGCGGCAGGACTCGCGATTGCTGCTGGCGTTCCGTTGCAGACAGCTTTGGAAGCTTTGACGGTTTTGCGTGGTGCACCGGGCCGTATTGAGCATGTTGGTACCCGTGAGAATGGGGCGCTGGTGTTCGTTGATTATGCCCATAAGCCGGAAGCGCTGGAGAATGTGCTCGCGGCGCTGCGTCCGTTTGCGCCGGGGCGCCTGATCAGTGTGTTTGGTTGCGGCGGTGATCGTGATGCTGGTAAGCGTCCGCTGATGGGTGAAATTTCGGCACGGCTTGCTGATGTTTCCATCGTTACGGACGATAATCCACGCACTGAAAATCCAGACAGCATTCGTGAAGAGATTGTTGCTGCTTGTCCTGCTGCGCTTGAGATTGGGGATCGTGCGCTTGCCATCCGCCAGGCTGTGAAGATGCTGCAGGAAGGCGATGTGCTTTGTGTGGCTGGTAAAGGCCATGAAATAGGGCAGATTGTTGGAACTGAGGTTCTGCCTTTCTCTGATCACGAAGAAATCCAGAAAGCGCTTGCTGAAGCCTCTGAAGAAAATGGCGTTGCTCCTGTGGCAGAGGGCGGTTCGCCTGAACTCTCTCTAGAGCTGGATGAACTGGATCTTCTTGCAGATGAAGGTGATGAGTTAGCCGCTGCTGAAGTGCTTGATGATGATGATCTGCTGGCAGCGGTTCAGGCTGGTGTGGACGAGCTGGAAGCTGCTCTGCCGGAAAATCCTGATGATGCACGTGATCAGGAAGAGGAAGACTGGCTGGCGCTGGAAGAAGAAGTTCTTGGTGCTGACGATCTTGCTGATGCGGAGCTGGCTGATGTTGAAAGCCACGATCCTGACTTTGGCAAAGATGGCTTCCCGAATGTTGCGGAAGATACACCTGATGCGCTTGAAGACGAACTGCTGGGTGATCTAGCGGCTATCGAAGCCGAAGCCGAAGCCGAAGCCGAAGCCGAAGCCGAAGCCGAAGCCGAAGCCGAAGCCGAAGCCGAAGCCGAAGAGAAGGTCGAGCCTGAAACACCTGCTGCATCTGATCAAGATGATGAGAGCGCAGCGGATGCGGATGCATTTCTTGCGGATGAAGGTATTGAAGAGGTTGCTCCAGAGGTCGCCGAGGATGTATCGCAGTCCACTCAACCGGATGAGCAGGACGGTGCAGACGCCCTTGGTGGACTAGGCGCTTCTGAGGATGCTGCTGCTACGCCGGAAATCGCGGATTCTGAGGCTAAAAACAGCGAAAAACCACGCCTCAAGTCAGCGATAGACAAGCCTGAGTGGACTATCGTCCCCCACATCAACCTATTGGACCCGGAAATTAAGTCGGAATATGAGCGGCAAATGATTGAACTGCCTGAAATAGATCGTGGGCCGCTGTGGCTGCTCAGTGATTTTCTGGAGGCGGTAGATGGGGATGTTCACGGTGATCTGGCGGATGACATAACCGGAATTTCCATTGATAGCCGAACGATCCAACCCGGAGAGGCCTTCTTCGCTATCAAGGGTGAAAACTTTGACGGTCACGCGTTTGCGGGAACGGCTGTCGAAGCTGGTGCTTCTGTGGCCGTTGTGTCGCGTGAAAAGCTTGGTGAGCTGCCGGAAGGTGGGCGCTATGTGGCCGTTGATGATGTGCTGAAAGCGTTGGAGCGCCTTGGTGTGGCTGCTCGCGCCCGTTCAAAAGCACGGATCATTGCGGTGACTGGCTCTGTCGGTAAAACAGGCACCAAAGAGGCTCTACGCCTTTGTCTGTCCAAATCCGGCATCACTCATGCGCCTGTGGCGAGCTTCAACAACCACTGGGGTGTTCCGCTGACGCTGGCGCGCATGCATGCGGATACTGAATTCGGCATCTTCGAGATTGGCATGAACCACCGCGGTGAGATTACGCCACTGGTGAAGATGGTTCGCCCGCATGTTGCGATTGTGACCACCGTTGAGCCTGTGCATCTGGAAGCGTTTAACTCCGTTGAAGATATCGCCCGCGCGAAGGCTGAGATCTTTACCGGTATTGAACCGGGTGGTGTGGCGATCCTGAACAGGGACAATCGCCAGTATGATCTGCTTCGGTATCTGGCTGCCGTGGCTGGTGTGAAGAACATCGTCAGCTTTGGTATGCAGCCGGGGGCGCAGTCCATCGCCAAGAAGGTTGCGGTCAATCCTGATTGCTCCTGCCTCAATGCCAATATCCTTGGGCAGGAAATCTCCTACAAAATCGGCGCTCCGGGCGCACACCATGTGATTAACTCACTGGGCGTGCTGACCGGTGTGATGGAGCTGGGTGCGAACCTCGCGTTTGCTGGTTTGGCTCTGGCTGAAATGTCCGCGCCGAAAGGACGTGGAGCGCAGACTGTTCTGGATGTGAATGGTGGGACCGCACTGCTGGTGGATGAGAGCTACAACGCCAACCCGGCCAGCATGCGCGCAGCCATCAATCTGGTGGCTGGATTGCCGGTTGAGAAGAATGGCCGTCGTATCGCCGTATTGGGGGATATGCTCGAATTAGGTGCAGATTCTGACAAGCTGCACGCAGACCTTGCGCGTGAACTGGAACGCGCAAAGATCGACATCGTTTATTGTGTGGGTACTCACATGAAGGTGCTCTGGGAACGGTTGCCTGCACAGACCAGAGGCGCCTATTCAGAGACCTCCGACAAACTGGAAAAAGACCTGCTGTCGGAAGTGCGTCCCAACGACATCGTGATGGTAAAGGGCTCCCTTGGAACCCGTATGGGTCCACTCGTGGATGCTTTGAAGAAACGTTTTCCTGAACCGGCTGCAACCGGTAAGTCCTGA
- the murD gene encoding UDP-N-acetylmuramoyl-L-alanine--D-glutamate ligase — MIPIRHLAGKEVALFGLGGSGLVTARALEAGGARVDVWDDNEASVAAAEEQGLAAIDLRDVDMARYAALVVAPGVPLTHPTPHWSVVRAQEAGIPVIGDVELFVNEREAVCPEAPFVAITGTNGKSTTTALISHVLKECGMDVQMGGNIGRPVLDLEGFSEDRVYVVEVSSYQIDLAPSLAPDIGVMMNLSPDHLDRHGSMENYASIKERLVKAARLAVVGVDDEHSAAIALRRAESGEPIELISCHEPVEFGVYAADGKVIEVFDEEQVVVADLSSSNTLRGSHNGQNASAAVAVCAALGLELDEIAGALASFPGLAHRLKLVAEAGKVLFVNDSKATNAEAAAHALAAFDRIYWIAGGRPKAGGISSLKAYFPKIVKAYLIGEAAEEFEQELSGSVEAHKFGSLDMAVEAAARDAARDKSKEAVVLLSPACASFDQFKSFEVRGDAFESAAVAAAKMLNGEGAR, encoded by the coding sequence ATGATCCCTATCCGTCATTTGGCAGGCAAAGAAGTTGCGTTGTTCGGGCTCGGTGGTTCCGGGCTCGTGACTGCGCGCGCGCTTGAAGCTGGTGGGGCTCGTGTTGATGTCTGGGACGATAATGAGGCAAGTGTGGCCGCTGCTGAAGAGCAGGGGCTTGCTGCGATTGATCTACGCGATGTGGATATGGCCCGTTATGCAGCGCTGGTTGTTGCGCCGGGTGTGCCGCTGACCCATCCCACTCCGCACTGGAGTGTGGTGCGAGCTCAGGAAGCTGGCATTCCGGTGATTGGGGATGTGGAGCTGTTTGTGAATGAGCGCGAGGCAGTTTGCCCGGAGGCGCCGTTTGTTGCGATCACTGGAACCAACGGCAAATCCACGACCACGGCGCTGATCTCGCATGTCCTTAAAGAATGCGGCATGGATGTTCAGATGGGCGGCAATATTGGTCGCCCTGTGCTGGACCTTGAAGGTTTCTCTGAAGATCGCGTCTATGTGGTTGAGGTCTCCTCCTACCAGATTGATCTTGCTCCAAGCCTCGCCCCTGATATTGGGGTGATGATGAACCTGTCGCCGGACCATCTGGACCGGCACGGGAGCATGGAGAACTACGCGTCCATCAAGGAACGTCTTGTGAAGGCGGCGCGTCTTGCCGTTGTTGGTGTCGATGATGAGCATAGCGCAGCCATTGCGCTGCGCCGGGCGGAGAGCGGTGAGCCGATTGAGCTGATCTCCTGTCACGAGCCGGTTGAGTTTGGTGTTTACGCCGCAGATGGCAAGGTCATTGAAGTTTTTGATGAAGAGCAGGTGGTTGTTGCTGACCTGTCTTCCTCCAACACTTTGCGTGGCTCTCACAACGGGCAGAATGCATCGGCAGCGGTTGCTGTTTGTGCAGCGCTTGGGCTGGAACTTGATGAGATTGCCGGTGCATTGGCATCGTTCCCAGGTCTTGCGCACCGGCTGAAGCTGGTGGCTGAAGCGGGCAAGGTGTTGTTTGTGAACGACAGCAAGGCAACCAACGCAGAAGCGGCGGCACATGCGCTGGCTGCGTTTGACCGGATTTACTGGATTGCGGGTGGCCGTCCGAAAGCGGGCGGTATTTCATCCCTGAAGGCTTACTTCCCGAAGATTGTTAAGGCGTACCTGATCGGCGAAGCGGCGGAAGAGTTTGAGCAGGAACTAAGCGGCTCAGTTGAGGCACACAAGTTCGGCAGTCTGGATATGGCTGTTGAAGCGGCAGCGCGTGATGCGGCGCGTGATAAGAGCAAAGAGGCAGTGGTTTTGCTGTCTCCGGCTTGTGCGTCCTTTGATCAGTTCAAGAGCTTCGAAGTTCGCGGGGATGCATTTGAGAGCGCGGCTGTTGCTGCTGCCAAAATGCTGAATGGTGAGGGGGCACGCTGA
- the murC gene encoding UDP-N-acetylmuramate--L-alanine ligase: MKMPVDIGGVHFVGIGGIGMSGIAEVLHNLGYRVQGSDMSENANVLRLREKGIKVMVGHAAENLEGADVCVISSAIKGCNVELKAARENNMPVVRRAEMLAELMRFKQAIAIGGTHGKTTTTSMVAALLDAGHMDPTVINGGIINAYGTNARMGEGDWMVVEADESDGTFVKLPADIAVVTNIDPEHLDHYGDFDGVRAAFAQFVENVPFYGFAVMCLDHPEVQSLVGQIEDRRIITYGTNPQADVRFTDVSTKGGKSIFSVSIHDRRGDKVIELKDLVLPMPGLHNVSNATAAIALAHSLGISGENIRKGLASFGGVKRRFTHTGSWNGVEFFDDYAHHPVEIKSVLHAAREAAEGKVIAVMQPHRFTRLQSLFEDFCACFNDADKVVITPVFAAGEQPIEGADQPDLISGLRAGGHRSVHSIAGPDELAGKIAELAEPGDLVICLGAGNITQWAYKLPVELEALSPKGETV; this comes from the coding sequence ATGAAAATGCCTGTAGACATTGGGGGAGTGCACTTCGTCGGTATCGGCGGCATCGGAATGAGCGGTATTGCAGAGGTTCTGCATAATCTTGGGTATCGTGTGCAGGGCTCCGACATGTCCGAGAATGCGAATGTTCTGCGTTTGCGTGAAAAGGGCATCAAGGTGATGGTCGGTCATGCTGCCGAGAACCTTGAAGGTGCTGATGTCTGCGTGATCTCTTCTGCGATTAAAGGCTGCAATGTTGAGCTGAAGGCTGCGCGTGAAAACAACATGCCAGTTGTGCGCCGCGCTGAAATGCTGGCAGAGCTGATGCGCTTCAAGCAGGCGATTGCCATTGGCGGCACACACGGCAAGACGACGACGACCTCCATGGTTGCGGCGCTGCTGGATGCTGGCCACATGGATCCGACTGTTATCAACGGCGGCATCATCAATGCCTACGGCACCAACGCCCGCATGGGTGAAGGGGACTGGATGGTGGTTGAGGCGGACGAGTCCGATGGGACGTTCGTCAAGCTTCCTGCCGATATTGCTGTTGTGACCAACATTGATCCTGAGCACCTTGATCACTACGGTGATTTTGATGGGGTTCGTGCTGCGTTTGCGCAGTTTGTTGAGAACGTGCCGTTCTACGGTTTCGCGGTCATGTGTCTGGACCACCCTGAGGTGCAGAGCCTGGTGGGACAGATTGAAGACCGTCGTATCATCACCTACGGCACCAACCCGCAGGCTGATGTGCGGTTCACTGATGTGTCTACAAAAGGCGGCAAGTCCATCTTCTCCGTGAGCATTCATGATCGCCGCGGAGACAAGGTGATTGAGCTGAAGGATCTGGTGTTGCCAATGCCGGGTCTGCACAATGTTTCCAATGCGACGGCTGCAATTGCGCTGGCGCATTCTCTGGGCATCTCCGGTGAGAACATCCGCAAGGGTCTGGCGAGCTTTGGCGGTGTGAAGCGTCGCTTCACGCATACAGGTTCCTGGAATGGCGTTGAGTTCTTTGATGACTACGCGCACCACCCTGTTGAGATTAAGTCTGTTCTGCATGCAGCGCGTGAAGCGGCTGAGGGTAAGGTGATTGCTGTGATGCAGCCGCACCGCTTCACCCGTTTGCAGAGCCTGTTTGAAGATTTCTGCGCTTGCTTCAACGATGCGGACAAAGTGGTGATTACACCTGTGTTTGCGGCGGGTGAGCAGCCGATTGAAGGGGCTGATCAGCCGGACCTGATTTCTGGTCTGCGCGCTGGTGGTCACCGTTCGGTTCACAGCATTGCTGGCCCTGATGAGCTGGCTGGCAAGATTGCCGAGCTGGCGGAACCAGGTGATCTGGTGATCTGCCTTGGTGCAGGTAACATCACTCAGTGGGCTTACAAGCTGCCGGTTGAACTGGAAGCACTCTCCCCAAAAGGAGAGACTGTATGA
- a CDS encoding FtsW/RodA/SpoVE family cell cycle protein, with amino-acid sequence MVSRTDRSAFAEWLWTIDRYMLVGVFTLMVSGLVLSLAASPPVAERIGLESFYFVKKQAIFLVPSAALMLGVSALSPRYVRRVALLVFCGMLVLLLGTLFFGTDIKGARRWVSLFGVSIQPSEFIKPALVVIVAFLLSEGRKAQDVPGQLISIILFGIVAAMLIAQPDFGQTMLLTIVLFALFFLNGLSWLAIVPLGVMGILGVAAGFTYLPHVRGRIMRFLDPASGDTYQIDKAIDSFIAGGWLGRGVGEGTVKRILPDSHTDFIFAVAAEEYGIIVCVVLVTVFAFVVLRGLYMAMQDQDPFGRLASSGLIVMFGLQSCINMAVNLNLMPSKGMTLPLISSGVSSLMAISLTMGFVLALTRKRPQPRKNPIITVTRAAPLQHA; translated from the coding sequence ATGGTTTCACGTACGGATCGCAGTGCGTTTGCAGAATGGCTTTGGACGATTGACCGTTACATGCTGGTCGGCGTCTTCACGCTGATGGTGTCCGGTCTAGTTCTGTCGCTTGCGGCCAGCCCTCCTGTTGCTGAACGTATCGGGCTTGAGAGCTTCTACTTCGTGAAGAAGCAGGCCATCTTCCTTGTTCCAAGTGCTGCATTGATGCTGGGTGTTTCGGCGCTGTCTCCACGATATGTGCGACGGGTGGCTTTGCTGGTGTTCTGCGGCATGCTTGTGTTGTTGCTGGGGACACTGTTCTTCGGGACCGACATTAAAGGCGCACGGCGCTGGGTGAGCCTGTTTGGTGTTTCCATTCAGCCGTCTGAGTTCATCAAGCCAGCGCTTGTTGTGATTGTGGCGTTCCTGCTTTCTGAAGGGCGCAAGGCGCAGGATGTGCCGGGGCAGCTGATCTCCATTATCCTGTTTGGGATTGTGGCGGCCATGCTGATTGCGCAGCCTGACTTTGGTCAGACCATGCTGCTGACGATCGTGCTGTTTGCGCTGTTCTTCCTGAACGGGTTGTCATGGCTGGCGATTGTGCCGCTTGGCGTCATGGGCATTCTTGGCGTGGCGGCTGGCTTTACGTATCTGCCGCACGTGCGCGGGCGTATCATGCGCTTCCTTGATCCTGCTTCTGGTGACACCTACCAGATTGATAAAGCAATCGACTCCTTTATTGCGGGTGGTTGGCTTGGTCGTGGTGTGGGTGAAGGCACCGTGAAGCGTATTCTGCCTGATAGTCATACGGACTTCATCTTTGCAGTTGCGGCAGAAGAATACGGCATCATCGTGTGTGTGGTGCTTGTGACTGTGTTTGCGTTTGTTGTGCTGCGCGGCCTTTACATGGCGATGCAGGATCAGGATCCGTTTGGCCGTCTGGCCTCTTCCGGTCTGATCGTGATGTTTGGCCTGCAAAGCTGCATCAACATGGCTGTGAACCTGAACCTTATGCCATCCAAGGGCATGACACTGCCGCTGATTTCGTCCGGTGTGTCTTCCCTTATGGCGATTTCCCTGACGATGGGGTTTGTGCTGGCGCTGACGCGGAAGCGACCGCAGCCGCGTAAGAACCCGATTATCACTGTTACCCGCGCTGCACCTTTGCAGCACGCTTAG
- the mraY gene encoding phospho-N-acetylmuramoyl-pentapeptide-transferase, which produces MLYLLAELSEVYPSLSALNVFKYITFRTGGAIMTALLFVFLFGPRIIDALRSRQGHGQPIREDGPQSHLLTKKGTPTMGGLMILSGMIVATLLWADLRNPYTWIVLGVTVGFGLIGFYDDYLKVTKSSHKGFGGKARLGLEFLIAGLAAFAVTLLDSEPFSTSIGFPFFKELTLNLGLFFIPFAAFVVVGAGNAVNLTDGLDGLAIVPVMIAAAAFGLVAYLTGNAVFSNYLQIHHVAGTGELAVVCGAVIGAGLGFLWFNAPPAAIFMGDTGSLALGGMLGAIAVATKHEIVLAIIGGLFVLEAVSVIVQVASFKLTGKRVFRMAPIHHHFEHLGWTESQVVIRFWIIAVVLALIGLATLKLR; this is translated from the coding sequence ATGCTATATTTGCTGGCGGAGCTTTCAGAGGTTTATCCTTCCCTGTCTGCGCTGAATGTTTTTAAATACATTACGTTCCGTACCGGCGGCGCGATTATGACTGCTTTGTTGTTTGTGTTCCTGTTTGGCCCACGCATCATTGATGCGTTGCGTTCGCGCCAAGGTCATGGACAGCCAATTCGCGAAGACGGACCTCAGAGCCATCTGCTGACTAAAAAGGGCACGCCAACCATGGGCGGCCTGATGATCCTTTCCGGGATGATTGTGGCGACGCTGCTGTGGGCTGACCTTCGCAACCCTTACACCTGGATTGTTCTGGGTGTGACTGTAGGTTTCGGTCTGATCGGCTTTTATGATGACTATCTGAAAGTCACCAAGTCTTCGCACAAAGGCTTTGGTGGTAAAGCACGTTTGGGTCTGGAGTTCCTGATTGCAGGTCTTGCTGCGTTTGCGGTGACGCTTCTGGATTCTGAGCCATTTTCCACCAGCATCGGTTTTCCGTTCTTTAAAGAATTGACGCTGAACCTCGGTCTGTTCTTCATCCCATTCGCTGCCTTTGTTGTTGTTGGCGCGGGCAATGCGGTGAACCTGACTGATGGTCTGGATGGTCTTGCGATTGTGCCAGTGATGATTGCGGCTGCCGCTTTTGGTTTGGTGGCTTATCTCACTGGTAACGCTGTGTTCTCCAATTATCTGCAGATCCACCATGTGGCGGGCACTGGTGAGCTTGCCGTTGTGTGTGGTGCAGTGATTGGCGCAGGGCTTGGGTTCCTGTGGTTCAACGCGCCACCTGCTGCGATCTTTATGGGTGATACTGGCTCTCTGGCTTTGGGCGGTATGCTGGGTGCGATTGCGGTTGCGACCAAGCATGAGATCGTTCTGGCGATCATCGGTGGTCTGTTTGTTCTGGAAGCTGTCTCTGTGATTGTGCAGGTGGCTTCGTTCAAGCTGACTGGCAAACGCGTGTTCCGCATGGCGCCAATTCACCACCACTTTGAGCACCTGGGTTGGACCGAGAGCCAGGTGGTTATTCGTTTCTGGATCATTGCTGTTGTTCTGGCACTGATCGGCCTCGCAACACTGAAGCTGCGCTAG